From a single Cyprinus carpio isolate SPL01 chromosome A3, ASM1834038v1, whole genome shotgun sequence genomic region:
- the LOC109080599 gene encoding riboflavin-binding protein-like, with protein sequence MGMSRVLLGLALLTSLLAAAVMSHEGACLRDGRHKATPSPEPHLKQCSLYRENSCCSETDVQDLSGVDNSVWDKCGLLSPLCESFLKRVACFYRCSPDAARWTHPHRDSSLKAVPLCHSFCRDWYEACKMDMTCARDWTTDPRGQNCSGGCVPYQQVTCHTHYWSFTCLKKI encoded by the exons ATGGGCATGTCTAGAGTTCTGCTCGGCCTCGCCCTCCTCACGAGTCTATTGGCTGCCGCTGTGATGAGTCACGAGGGGGCGTGTCTACGGGACGGGAGACACAAGGCCACGCCCAGTCCAGAGCCTCATCTGAAGCAGTGTTCGCTCTACAGGGAGA ACTCGTGTTGTTCAGAGACGGACGTCCAGGATCTGTCCGGTGTGGACAACTCTGTCTGGGATAAGTGTGGTCTCCTCAGCCCTCT ctGTGAGTCTTTCCTGAAGCGCGTCGCCTGTTTTTACCGCTGTTCTCCTGATGCTGCTCGCTGGACACACCCGCATCGCGACTCCTCCCTGAAGGCGGTGCCTCTGTGCCACAGCTTCTGCAGAGACTG GTATGAGGCCTGTAAAATGGACATGACCTGTGCTCGGGACTGGACCACTGACCCACGTGGACAGAACTGCAGCGGCGGCTGTGTGCCGTATCAGCAGGTGACATGCCACACGCACTACTGGAGCTTTACATGTCTGAAGAAAATCTGA